Proteins found in one Tsukamurella paurometabola DSM 20162 genomic segment:
- the clpB gene encoding ATP-dependent chaperone ClpB, which produces MDSFNPTTKTQAALTSALQAASAAGNPEISPAHLLVALLDQTDGIAAPLLKAVGVDPVTVRNRAQELVDRKPKASGSTTQPQLSRESLASITAAQKLATEMGDQYVSTEHVLYGLSEAAQVLGNAGATPQAIQEAFTAVRGSAKVTSQDPEGQYQALEKYSTDLTARAREGKLDPVIGRDNEIRRVVQVLSRRTKNNPVLIGEPGVGKTAIVEGLAQRVVTGDVPESLRGKTVISLDLGSMVAGAKYRGEFEERLKAVLDEIKASSGQIITFIDELHTIVGAGATGDSAMDAGNMIKPMLARGELRLVGATTLDEYRQYIEKDAALERRFQQVLVGEPSVEDTIGILRGLKERYEVHHGVRITDSALVSAASLSDRYITSRFLPDKAIDLVDEAASRLRMEIDSRPEEIDAEERIVRRLEIEEMALSKETDAASVDRLEKLRGELADHKEKLAQLTSRWQNEKGAIDSVRTLKEQLENLKGESDRAERDGDLGRAAELRYGQIPALEKELDEAVAASGAASDGEVMLKEEVGPDDVADVVSSWTGIPAGRMLEGETAKLLRMESEIGKRVIGQEAAVEAVSDAVRRTRAGVADPNRPTGSFLFLGPTGVGKTELAKGLAEFLFDDERAMVRIDMSEYGEKHSVARLVGAPPGYVGYEAGGQLTEAVRRRPYTVVLFDEVEKAHPDVFDVLLQVLDEGRLTDGQGRTVDFRNTILILTSNLGAGGDKDHVMNAVRAKFKPEFINRLDDVLIFDSLDSGQLTGIVDIQLDQLRKRLSQRRLDLQVSDEAKGWLAERGFDPLYGARPLRRLVQQSIGDQLAKALLAGDVRDGDPVKVTVSEDGDRLIIN; this is translated from the coding sequence GTGGATTCGTTCAACCCCACTACCAAGACGCAGGCCGCGCTCACGTCGGCGCTGCAGGCGGCGTCCGCCGCGGGCAACCCGGAGATTTCTCCGGCGCACCTGCTGGTGGCGCTGCTGGACCAGACCGACGGTATCGCCGCGCCGCTGCTCAAGGCAGTGGGCGTCGATCCCGTCACGGTGCGCAACCGTGCACAGGAGCTCGTGGACCGCAAGCCCAAGGCCAGCGGTTCCACCACCCAGCCGCAGCTGAGCCGCGAATCACTCGCGTCGATCACGGCCGCACAGAAGCTCGCCACCGAGATGGGCGACCAGTACGTCTCCACCGAGCACGTGCTCTACGGTCTGTCCGAGGCCGCCCAGGTTCTCGGCAACGCCGGCGCCACCCCGCAGGCGATCCAGGAGGCCTTCACCGCCGTCCGCGGCAGCGCGAAGGTCACCTCGCAGGATCCCGAGGGTCAGTACCAGGCGCTGGAGAAGTACTCGACCGATCTCACCGCGCGGGCCCGCGAGGGCAAGCTCGACCCGGTGATCGGGCGCGACAATGAGATTCGGCGCGTGGTGCAGGTGCTCAGCCGGCGCACCAAGAACAATCCGGTGCTGATCGGCGAGCCCGGCGTCGGCAAGACCGCCATCGTCGAGGGCCTGGCCCAGCGCGTGGTCACGGGCGATGTGCCCGAGTCGTTGCGGGGTAAGACCGTGATCTCACTGGACCTCGGCTCGATGGTCGCGGGCGCCAAGTACCGCGGCGAGTTCGAGGAGCGGCTCAAGGCCGTGCTCGATGAGATCAAGGCCAGCTCCGGACAGATCATCACCTTCATCGATGAGCTGCACACCATCGTCGGCGCCGGTGCCACCGGCGATTCCGCGATGGACGCCGGCAACATGATCAAGCCGATGCTGGCCCGCGGTGAGCTGCGCCTCGTGGGCGCCACCACGCTCGATGAGTACCGGCAGTACATCGAGAAGGACGCCGCGCTCGAACGCCGCTTCCAGCAGGTGCTGGTGGGCGAGCCGAGCGTGGAGGACACCATCGGCATCCTGCGCGGGCTCAAGGAGCGCTACGAGGTGCACCACGGCGTACGCATCACCGACTCCGCGCTGGTCTCGGCCGCGTCGCTGTCGGACCGCTACATCACGTCACGGTTCCTGCCCGACAAGGCGATCGACCTCGTCGACGAGGCCGCCTCGCGCCTGCGCATGGAGATCGACTCCCGCCCGGAGGAGATCGATGCGGAGGAGCGCATCGTGCGCCGCCTCGAGATCGAGGAGATGGCGCTGTCCAAGGAAACCGATGCGGCCTCCGTCGATCGGCTGGAGAAGCTGCGCGGCGAGCTCGCCGATCACAAGGAGAAGCTGGCCCAGCTCACCTCCCGCTGGCAGAACGAGAAGGGCGCCATCGATTCGGTGCGCACCCTCAAGGAGCAGTTGGAGAACCTCAAGGGCGAATCCGATCGCGCCGAGCGCGACGGTGACCTCGGCCGCGCCGCGGAGCTGCGCTACGGCCAGATCCCCGCGCTGGAGAAGGAACTCGACGAGGCCGTGGCCGCATCGGGTGCCGCCTCCGACGGCGAGGTGATGCTCAAGGAGGAGGTCGGTCCCGACGATGTGGCCGATGTGGTCTCCTCCTGGACCGGTATTCCCGCGGGCCGCATGCTCGAAGGTGAGACCGCCAAGCTGTTGCGCATGGAATCCGAGATCGGTAAGCGCGTGATCGGCCAGGAGGCCGCTGTGGAGGCGGTCTCGGATGCGGTGCGCCGCACCCGCGCCGGTGTCGCCGACCCGAACCGGCCCACCGGGTCCTTCCTGTTCCTCGGTCCCACGGGTGTGGGTAAGACGGAGCTCGCGAAGGGCTTGGCGGAGTTCCTGTTCGACGACGAGCGGGCCATGGTGCGCATCGATATGTCCGAGTACGGCGAGAAGCACTCCGTCGCTCGGCTGGTCGGCGCGCCTCCCGGCTACGTCGGCTACGAGGCCGGCGGTCAGCTGACCGAGGCGGTGCGGCGCCGCCCCTACACGGTGGTGCTGTTCGACGAGGTCGAGAAGGCGCACCCGGATGTCTTCGACGTGCTGCTGCAGGTGCTCGACGAGGGTCGGCTCACCGATGGTCAGGGTCGCACCGTGGACTTCCGCAACACGATCCTGATCCTCACGTCGAACCTCGGTGCGGGCGGCGACAAGGACCACGTGATGAACGCGGTGCGGGCCAAGTTCAAGCCGGAGTTCATCAACCGGCTCGACGATGTGCTCATCTTCGACTCGCTCGACTCCGGACAGCTCACCGGCATCGTCGACATCCAGCTCGATCAGCTGCGCAAGCGGCTCTCGCAGCGCCGACTCGACCTCCAGGTCTCCGATGAGGCGAAGGGGTGGCTCGCGGAGCGCGGTTTCGACCCGCTCTACGGTGCCCGTCCACTGCGCCGCCTGGTGCAGCAGTCGATCGGCGACCAGCTCGCCAAAGCGCTGCTCGCGGGCGACGTCCGCGACGGTGACCCGGTGAAGGTCACCGTCAGCGAGGACGGCGACCGGTTGATCATCAACTGA